From one Streptomyces sp. R41 genomic stretch:
- a CDS encoding RDD family protein, with protein sequence MSELVTGEAVALELRPAKLPSRALAVLLDLAVAVAVYVIVTIGLVASTASLDDAAQLAISIASFVLVLVGGPIAVETLSHGRSLGKLACGLRVVRDDGGPIRFRHALVRGAVGVVEILMTFGIVACIASLVSARGRRLGDVFAGTLVVRERIPVGRMPFVPPPPPWLAGRFSGLDLSAVPDGLWLAIRQYLTRMHQLDPQVGGAMAERLAMDLAARTGAPAPQGVPSAAYLAAVMQERQAREARRAFGSGAAGITQPGPGGVPSAVGPAAQSAGAPPSPFPHPYPSAPSAPSANPATAPQAPRPAVPQADRVDRPSTGFVPPA encoded by the coding sequence GTGAGTGAGCTAGTGACGGGCGAGGCGGTGGCGCTGGAACTGCGCCCCGCGAAGCTGCCGAGCCGAGCGCTGGCCGTGCTGCTCGACCTTGCCGTGGCCGTGGCCGTCTATGTGATCGTGACCATCGGTCTGGTGGCTTCGACGGCCTCCCTGGACGATGCGGCGCAGCTGGCGATCTCGATCGCGAGCTTCGTTCTCGTGCTGGTGGGCGGGCCGATCGCGGTGGAGACGCTCAGCCACGGCCGCTCGCTCGGGAAGCTGGCGTGCGGGCTGCGGGTGGTGCGGGACGACGGCGGGCCGATTCGGTTCCGGCACGCGCTGGTGCGTGGAGCCGTCGGGGTGGTCGAGATTCTGATGACGTTCGGAATCGTCGCGTGCATCGCCTCGCTGGTGTCGGCGCGGGGACGGCGGCTCGGTGATGTGTTCGCGGGGACGCTCGTCGTACGGGAAAGGATTCCTGTCGGCCGTATGCCCTTCGTACCTCCTCCGCCGCCCTGGCTGGCGGGGCGGTTCTCCGGGCTTGATCTTTCCGCGGTGCCGGACGGGCTGTGGTTGGCCATCCGCCAGTACCTGACACGGATGCACCAGTTGGATCCGCAGGTCGGCGGGGCGATGGCGGAGCGGCTGGCCATGGATCTCGCTGCCCGTACGGGGGCTCCGGCGCCGCAGGGGGTTCCGTCGGCCGCGTATCTGGCGGCGGTGATGCAGGAGCGTCAGGCGCGGGAGGCTCGTCGGGCGTTCGGGAGCGGGGCGGCCGGGATCACTCAGCCGGGCCCGGGTGGGGTACCGAGCGCGGTCGGACCGGCGGCACAGTCGGCGGGCGCACCTCCCTCCCCCTTCCCCCACCCGTACCCGTCGGCTCCGTCTGCACCGTCAGCGAATCCCGCAACGGCGCCGCAAGCGCCCCGACCCGCGGTGCCGCAGGCCGACCGCGTCGATCGCCCCTCGACCGGCTTCGTGCCGCCCGCGTAA
- the ahcY gene encoding adenosylhomocysteinase — MTTVDNRQDFKVADLSLAAFGRKEITLAEHEMPGLMSIRKEYAEAQPLAGARVTGSLHMTVQTAVLIETLVALGAEVRWASCNIFSTQDHAAAAIAVGPNGTPENPQGIPVFAWKGETLEEYWWCTEQALTWPNSPTGGPNMILDDGGDATLLVHKGVEYEKDGKVPSVDTAESDEHRVVLELLQRTISDGSQKWTQLASEIRGVTEETTTGVHRLYEMHRDGTLLFPAINVNDAVTKSKFDNKYGCRHSLIDGINRATDTLIGGKTVVVCGYGDVGKGCAESLRGQGARVIITEIDPICALQAAMDGYQVTTLDEVIDKADIFVTTTGNKDIIMASDMAKMKHQAIVGNIGHFDNEIDMAGLAKIPGIVKDEVKPQVHTWKFPDGKVIIVLSEGRLLNLGNATGHPSFVMSNSFADQTLAQIELFTKPEEYPTDVYVLPKHLDEKVARLHLDALGVKLTTLRPEQAAYIGVEVEGPYKSDHYRY, encoded by the coding sequence CGAGCACGAGATGCCCGGCCTGATGTCGATCCGCAAGGAGTACGCCGAGGCACAGCCCCTCGCGGGCGCCCGCGTCACCGGCTCCCTGCACATGACGGTGCAGACCGCCGTCCTCATCGAGACCCTGGTCGCCCTGGGCGCCGAGGTCCGCTGGGCCTCCTGCAACATCTTCTCCACCCAGGACCACGCCGCCGCCGCCATCGCGGTCGGCCCGAACGGCACGCCCGAGAACCCGCAGGGCATCCCGGTCTTCGCCTGGAAGGGCGAGACCCTGGAGGAGTACTGGTGGTGCACGGAACAGGCTCTGACCTGGCCGAACAGCCCCACCGGCGGCCCGAACATGATCCTCGACGACGGCGGTGACGCCACCCTCCTCGTCCACAAGGGCGTCGAGTACGAGAAGGACGGCAAGGTCCCCTCGGTCGACACCGCCGAGTCCGACGAGCACCGCGTGGTCCTCGAACTCCTGCAGCGCACCATCAGCGACGGCTCGCAGAAGTGGACCCAGCTCGCCTCGGAGATCCGCGGCGTGACCGAGGAGACCACCACCGGCGTCCACCGCCTGTACGAGATGCACCGCGACGGCACCCTGCTGTTCCCGGCGATCAACGTGAACGACGCCGTCACCAAGTCGAAGTTCGACAACAAGTACGGCTGCCGCCACTCCCTGATCGACGGCATCAACCGCGCCACCGACACCCTCATCGGCGGCAAGACCGTCGTCGTCTGCGGCTACGGCGACGTGGGCAAGGGCTGCGCGGAGTCCCTGCGCGGACAGGGCGCCCGCGTGATCATCACCGAGATCGACCCGATCTGCGCGCTGCAGGCGGCGATGGACGGCTACCAGGTCACGACCCTCGACGAGGTCATCGACAAGGCCGACATCTTCGTCACCACGACCGGCAACAAGGACATCATCATGGCCTCGGACATGGCCAAGATGAAGCACCAGGCGATCGTCGGCAACATCGGTCACTTCGACAACGAGATCGACATGGCCGGCCTCGCGAAGATCCCGGGCATCGTCAAGGACGAGGTGAAGCCGCAGGTCCACACCTGGAAGTTCCCCGACGGCAAGGTGATCATCGTCCTCTCCGAGGGCCGCCTGCTGAACCTGGGCAACGCCACCGGTCACCCCTCCTTCGTGATGTCCAACTCGTTCGCGGACCAGACGCTGGCCCAGATCGAGCTGTTCACCAAGCCCGAGGAGTACCCGACCGACGTCTACGTGCTGCCCAAGCACCTGGACGAGAAGGTCGCCCGCCTCCACCTCGACGCGCTCGGCGTGAAGCTCACGACGCTCCGCCCCGAGCAGGCCGCGTACATCGGTGTCGAGGTCGAGGGCCCGTACAAGTCGGACCACTACCGCTACTGA
- a CDS encoding stage II sporulation protein M produces the protein MDLDVFVSAHRAEWDRLDALLRRQRRLTGAEADELVALYQRTATHLSLIQSSAPDPQLTGRLSQLVARARSAVTGTRRASWRDVTRFLTHGFPAAVYRSRHWWVPTALISIVIATLLGWWIGTHPEVQSSIAAPSELRDLTRPGGEYETYYSSHPAASFAAQVWTNNAQAAAMCLVLGVFLGIPVLWILFQNMLNLGVGIGLMSSAGRLDTFLGLVLPHGLLELTAVFVAAGTGLRLGWTVIDPGPRSRRTALAEEGRAALGMAIGLALILFVSGAIEGFVTPSGLPTWARIGIGIAAELAFLAYVYVLGGRAARAGDTGDVDEFERSAVLPTAA, from the coding sequence ATGGACCTCGACGTCTTCGTGTCCGCCCACCGCGCCGAATGGGACAGGCTCGACGCCCTGCTGCGCCGCCAGCGCCGCCTCACCGGAGCCGAGGCCGACGAACTCGTCGCCCTGTACCAACGCACCGCCACTCACCTCTCCCTGATCCAGTCCAGTGCCCCGGACCCTCAGCTCACCGGCCGCCTCAGCCAACTCGTGGCACGCGCGCGTAGTGCAGTGACAGGCACCCGCCGTGCCTCCTGGCGCGATGTCACCCGTTTCCTGACGCACGGCTTCCCGGCAGCGGTCTACCGCTCGCGCCACTGGTGGGTGCCCACAGCGCTCATCTCCATCGTCATCGCGACCCTCCTGGGGTGGTGGATCGGTACGCACCCCGAGGTCCAGTCCTCGATCGCCGCTCCCAGCGAACTGCGTGACCTCACCCGCCCCGGTGGTGAGTACGAGACCTACTACTCCAGCCACCCCGCCGCCTCCTTCGCGGCCCAGGTGTGGACGAACAACGCCCAGGCCGCCGCGATGTGCCTGGTCCTGGGCGTCTTCCTGGGCATCCCGGTCCTCTGGATCCTCTTTCAGAACATGCTCAACCTCGGGGTCGGCATAGGCCTGATGTCCTCGGCCGGCCGCCTCGACACCTTCCTGGGGCTCGTCCTCCCGCACGGCCTGCTGGAACTGACCGCCGTCTTCGTCGCCGCGGGTACAGGACTGAGACTGGGCTGGACCGTGATCGACCCAGGCCCGCGTTCCCGCCGCACCGCGCTCGCCGAAGAGGGCCGAGCAGCCCTTGGCATGGCGATAGGCCTGGCGCTGATCCTCTTCGTCTCGGGCGCCATCGAAGGCTTTGTCACGCCGTCCGGTCTCCCCACCTGGGCCCGCATAGGCATCGGAATCGCAGCTGAACTGGCCTTTCTCGCGTACGTCTATGTCCTGGGCGGTCGCGCCGCACGCGCCGGCGACACCGGTGACGTCGACGAGTTCGAGCGCAGCGCCGTCCTCCCGACGGCTGCCTGA